A genomic region of Papaver somniferum cultivar HN1 chromosome 7, ASM357369v1, whole genome shotgun sequence contains the following coding sequences:
- the LOC113293283 gene encoding uncharacterized protein LOC113293283 → MCFLFICSGEEKILGRQQAPGLCPYCGGKVESMDVEVQWRFCWLPLCFKTKRRFFCTNCSKRLEVF, encoded by the coding sequence atgtgTTTTTTGTTTATATGCAGTGGAGAAGAGAAGATTTTAGGGAGACAACAAGCGCCAGGATTATGTCCGTATTGTGGTGGGAAAGTAGAATCCATGGATGTTGAAGTTCAATGGAGGTTCTGTTGGTTACCACTCTGTTTTAAAACTAAGAGAAGGTTTTTCTGTACGAATTGTTCTAAAAGATTAGAAGTGTTCTGA